The region GGTCAGGTCTATACTTTCGGGCCTACTTTCCGTGCTGAGAAATCCAACACCCCGCGCCACGCTGCCGAGTTCTGGATGATTGAACCGGAAGTCGCCTTTGCCGATCTTAATGATAATATGGATCTCGGCGAAGAGATGGTGAAATATCTCATCCGTCATATTCTTGATAAATGCGCTGATGATATGGAGTTGTTCGCTAAGTTTGTCGATAAAACCCTGATGGACACGCTGAACAATACGCTGGATAACGAGTTTGAACGCATCACCTACACCGATGCCGTCAATCTGCTCCAGCGCTGCAAAAAAGCCAAAAAATTTGAGTACTACCCGGAATACGGTCAGGATTTGCAGACCGAACATGAAAGGTATCTTACTGAAAAGCATTTTAAAAAGCCGGTCATCGTTTATGATTATCCTAAGGAAATCAAACCATTCTATATGCGCGTCAATGATGACGATAAGACCGTCGCGGCCATGGATCTGCTGGTTCCCAGAATCGGGGAGCTTGTCGGAGGCTCGCAGCGTGAGGAAAGGCTTGATGTTCTGGAAAGCAGGATTGCTGAGACCGGTATGGATTCCGAAGATTATTGGTGGTACCTTGATACCAGACGGTTCGGAACAGCCCCGCACGCCGGATTCGGTATGGGCTTTGAGCGTATGCTGATGCTGCTCACAGGGGTTACTAATATCCGTGACGTTATCCCATTTCCAAGGACCCCCAAGAATCTTGAATTTTAAATAATCATGGGCCGCCTTGGGCGGCCCTTTCTTTATCCATGCTTACAATCCCCCGTTTTATTAAAAAATCTCCAGAATTCGCAGATATCACTGTGGATGGAATTACTTTTGTGCAATTCCAGAGTCGACGATCCGAGGTCCGTCACGAGGTCTGCGTGTCCAAGCATTCACTCGTTTTCGTACTTGAAGGGACCAAGTATATTCATTCCAGTGACGGGGATATGGTTATCCATAAGGGCGAAGCATTTTTCTGCCGTAAGGGATGTCATCTAATGTCCGAGATGATTCCCGAAAACGGGGGGACATTCGATACCGCACTTATCTTTTTTGACGATAATATGTTTGCCGATTTTATTGACCGCCTTCCCCTCGCCACAAGCGGGGTGGCGGAACCGGACTGTGCCGCCTTTCGCATAAAAATTTCCGAACAGGTCGGCATTTATCTTTCCTCGATGCTGTCCTTATTCGAGTCTCCTTTGGGGCAGGATGATGGATTCTTAAGGCTCAAGATTCAGGAATTACTGCATTACGTATTTACTACGCCGGGAAATGATGAGTTTGTCCGGTTTCTTCTTTCATGCAGAAATTCCGGCAGTGTAGATTTATCTGTGGTTATGGAGAAGTATTTTAACAAAAATATCAGCCTCGATGCCATGGCGGAACTCTCCGGGCGCAGCCTTTCTTCATTCAAACGGGAATTTAAAAAAACATTTAATACTACCCCGGCGCGCTGGATTCGCAAGCGCCGCATGTCCTGGGCGGAGCAGCTTATCCGCAATTCCGGCAAGAGTATTACCGAGATTTCTTATGAATCCGGGTACGAAAGTCTTTCCCATTTCAGCTCTCTGTTCCGTAAAAATTACGGAGTCACTCCCCGTGAATATCGCGCTGAACTGAATTCAGCAAAGTCTGGCCTATAATCGCGAGTACGATAATCCACTTTACGCTAGCTTCTTTTCAAACAGAAAAAGGAGAGAATTTATGCGTAAATATCTAGTGATTACTATTTGTCTTAGTGTGGCCCTGCTGGTTGCGGCCTGTTCACCAAAAAACAAAGTTATAGAGGGCTTTTCCTCACCGGAAAGTGTGACTTCTGACGGAAATTATTTTTATGTTTCCAATGTAGGAGAGAAGCTTCAGCCCACAGTTATGGACGGCGACGGCTACATTTCCCGGCTTTCGAAAGAAGGAAAGGTGCTTGACCGTAAATTTATCACCGGTCTGAATGCCCCCAAAGGAATGGTGGTGACGGATGGCGTACTTTATGTTGCCGATATTGACCGCATTAAGGGTTTTGATCTGCAAAGCGGCAGGCCGGTAATGGATCTTTTTGTCGAGGGCACGTCTTTTTTGAATGATATCGTCGTGCTGTCCGCGGATGAACTGCTCGCCTCGGCAACGGATACCGGAGCGCTTTATAAGATTAAGCTCGGCGAATCTCCGAGGATTTCTCTGGTGGATGTGACTGGGGAAATCTATGGAACCAACGGCCTTTGTCTGGACCCACAGAGCAGGAGCGTTTACTTTGCGTCATTCGGCAGGAATCATAAACCCACCGGTTTTATCGGCAAAGGCAATTTTGTTGATGGAAGATTTGTCTGCGAAAAAGTATATTCCAAGAAAGGATTATATGACGGGATTGCATTCCACGATGGAAATCTTCTCTTTTCTGACTGGGTCGCAGCTGAAAAAAAGGGCATAATCGTTAGTAAAAATATGGAAACCGGTGAAGTTTCCGAGGTTGATCTTGGAGAAAAGATCGGTGGTCCCGCTGATTTTTATCTGGATCTGAATGGAAAAAGGCTCTGGATTCCCATGATGCTTGAAGGCAAAGTCATGATTTCCGAGTTCTAAATCAGAGCGCAAAACATTCGCCCCGCTTCTATTAATGAAGCGGGGCGATTTCTGTCTATTTAAGCGGCATGAGTAACAAAGTAACCAATTGTTCGGGTTTTGTTGTCTTGGGGTTATTCATATACTGTTCATAACATGGTGCGTCTGCGTGATTTTCTTCGCTTGTGGGGAGCCATTCTTCATAGAATTGCGACCATGATTTGCCCAGTCCTTCATATGGACCAAGATGAGTTGTAACAGCGTAACGTCCGCCGGGAAAGTCCTTGAATTTAATTTCCGCAGGGGCGTTGGTTGCGCTTGGTACAGTTATGCAGGCTTCTGAGCGCAGCTTTTCTGCCGAAATTTCGTTGGGGTCATCATAGTAAACGCCGTAAAATTTGGTTGTTTCATCAAAGATACCGGCCGGTCCTGCCCATTTACAGAGAATTTCCCAAGCATTCCCAACTTCTTCATATGGTCCGACATGTTCTGTATAGGCCATTTTTGCAGGATCAAGGGTCCAGATTTTAACGTCCATTTCAGCTCTCCATGTGTTTAATATTAATAGACGGCCAACCAAAGTTCCGTAACCGCTTCTTCAGACGGAACGTCCGGTGGAGCCTTTATGTATTTTTCAAACGAAGGTACAATATCTCTCGGTTGGTAAGCACTACCGGGCAGCCATTTTCCATATAAATCTTTGTACGCGGAATGCAGCTCTTCATATGGTCCATAATGGGTTGTGACCGCAAATTTACCGCCTGGAAGAATTTGAGTTCCTATTCCCGAAGGCGTGTCAATCTCATGACTAATGCTGAAACAAGCATCATAGCGAATTTTTTCTTGCGGGGTAATGTCCGGATCATCGTAGCAAAGTCCCAGAAACTCTGTTTCGGTAGAAAGTAAACCGTTTTCAAAACCCCAGCTACATAATTTTTCCCATGCTTTTGTAACACTAAAGTATGATCCAATATGACGGATAAAAGCCAGATGAGTTTCAGGACGAGTGCGAATCTCCACTTTACCGTCATTTGCAGCATTATCTAATCTGAAATTTTTTATGTCCGGTTGCGGGGTGTAGTGAATTGTATCAGTATTACCGGGAATGAACATGGTCCGCGTATTATCGCGAAAACCGCTGGGAGAAAGGTGAAATCTTTTTTTGAAAGCCCGGCTGAATGTTTCCGATGATTCAAATCCGGCTTCAAGCGCAATATCCATAACAGATAGTTCCGTGTAGCAAAGCTTATAGGCCGCACGTTCCAATCGTAAGCGGCGTACATGCTCCTTCAAGTTCTCACCTATCATACCCTTAAAAATACGATGGAAATGAACCACTGAAAAACAAGCCTGTTCAGCGAGAGTTTCCGGTGAAAGGTCTCCGTCAAGATTTTGCTGAATGTAGAGCAGTACTCTCATCATCCGTTCGTTATATGGTTGTAATAGTGATGACATTGGTATTTCCTTTACTGTTTTGCTGTGTTGAGTTTTATTAAACATATTTTTTAAATTTCAGCATGACTTTTTTTATCATCCGAAATTTTTTTATGAAAAAATATGTCAGCGATGAATCTCATAACAGTTGCCGATGTACTGGCGATAGGTTTAGAGTATGAGTATGAATAAGCTCGGATTTACTCTCCTATTATGGGTCGTTATCATTTCAGCCTGCGGATGTACTCCAATCAAACAGTTTGTAGGCAACCCTTGTGTCAGCAATTCTTCCACTACAATGCAGCGTATTGTGGATTCTGCGGCCTGTTCGCTCAAGCAGATACGCGCGAAATCCTATGGCTCTTACGTGGAATCGTTGCTGGAAGATGCGAGAGCTGTATTTATTTTTCCTGATGTGTATAAGGCGGCATTTATGATCGGGGCGGAAGCCGGGCCGGGCGTGCTGTGCGCTAAAGATGAAACCGGTTTTTGGAACGGGCCTGCGTTTTTTAATATGGCCGGGATTGATATCGGCTTGCAGGGCGGGGTGGAAGGAAAAACTCTACTGGTTTT is a window of Maridesulfovibrio sp. DNA encoding:
- the asnS gene encoding asparagine--tRNA ligase: MRRTCVKDILNSQSAVAEILVKGWVRTKRDSKGFSFLEVNDGSCLKNVQIIIDHTPEIEAELEKISTGASISVTGELVESPGKGQKWEVRGKSIALVGFADPETFPLQKKRHSDEFLRSIAHLRPRTNKFGAMFRIRSELSYAIHKFFRDKGFFYVHTPIITGSDCEGAGEMFRVTSLNHAELSSMKKDDQAANDFFGKESHLTVSGQLDAEMYALSLGQVYTFGPTFRAEKSNTPRHAAEFWMIEPEVAFADLNDNMDLGEEMVKYLIRHILDKCADDMELFAKFVDKTLMDTLNNTLDNEFERITYTDAVNLLQRCKKAKKFEYYPEYGQDLQTEHERYLTEKHFKKPVIVYDYPKEIKPFYMRVNDDDKTVAAMDLLVPRIGELVGGSQREERLDVLESRIAETGMDSEDYWWYLDTRRFGTAPHAGFGMGFERMLMLLTGVTNIRDVIPFPRTPKNLEF
- a CDS encoding AraC family transcriptional regulator, translated to MLTIPRFIKKSPEFADITVDGITFVQFQSRRSEVRHEVCVSKHSLVFVLEGTKYIHSSDGDMVIHKGEAFFCRKGCHLMSEMIPENGGTFDTALIFFDDNMFADFIDRLPLATSGVAEPDCAAFRIKISEQVGIYLSSMLSLFESPLGQDDGFLRLKIQELLHYVFTTPGNDEFVRFLLSCRNSGSVDLSVVMEKYFNKNISLDAMAELSGRSLSSFKREFKKTFNTTPARWIRKRRMSWAEQLIRNSGKSITEISYESGYESLSHFSSLFRKNYGVTPREYRAELNSAKSGL
- a CDS encoding GyrI-like domain-containing protein; translation: MDVKIWTLDPAKMAYTEHVGPYEEVGNAWEILCKWAGPAGIFDETTKFYGVYYDDPNEISAEKLRSEACITVPSATNAPAEIKFKDFPGGRYAVTTHLGPYEGLGKSWSQFYEEWLPTSEENHADAPCYEQYMNNPKTTKPEQLVTLLLMPLK
- a CDS encoding AraC family transcriptional regulator; amino-acid sequence: MSSLLQPYNERMMRVLLYIQQNLDGDLSPETLAEQACFSVVHFHRIFKGMIGENLKEHVRRLRLERAAYKLCYTELSVMDIALEAGFESSETFSRAFKKRFHLSPSGFRDNTRTMFIPGNTDTIHYTPQPDIKNFRLDNAANDGKVEIRTRPETHLAFIRHIGSYFSVTKAWEKLCSWGFENGLLSTETEFLGLCYDDPDITPQEKIRYDACFSISHEIDTPSGIGTQILPGGKFAVTTHYGPYEELHSAYKDLYGKWLPGSAYQPRDIVPSFEKYIKAPPDVPSEEAVTELWLAVY
- a CDS encoding lipid-binding SYLF domain-containing protein, which codes for MSMNKLGFTLLLWVVIISACGCTPIKQFVGNPCVSNSSTTMQRIVDSAACSLKQIRAKSYGSYVESLLEDARAVFIFPDVYKAAFMIGAEAGPGVLCAKDETGFWNGPAFFNMAGIDIGLQGGVEGKTLLVFLMDDQALEDAIGGKIDLSLGADLAVGHTADRSNRGTFDAEGNILMLVDQAGAYGGMTYRSGAFMVSKDFNKRYYGKNVSVRELLMTHNYDKPAADVLLMTLAGVY